The Streptococcus pluranimalium genome contains a region encoding:
- a CDS encoding ECF transporter S component, with the protein MSARRLTISALFMAITIILSASFLSIPVPGGHFYFNGIIIFLVGLLFPPVEAMIVAGIGSFLGDFFFYPAPMFVTLVTHSLQVLAISALVGTKMKKASKARVWTAMSVGALIDIIGYGLGRAFVYANPQYAILKLPFDLLAVILSMIVVYFVYEKTSIFKDFQAYWNR; encoded by the coding sequence ATGTCAGCAAGACGCTTAACGATTTCAGCGCTTTTTATGGCGATAACGATTATTTTGAGTGCTAGTTTCTTGTCGATTCCAGTACCTGGGGGTCATTTCTATTTCAATGGTATTATTATTTTTCTAGTAGGTCTTTTGTTTCCTCCGGTGGAAGCGATGATTGTTGCAGGGATTGGTTCTTTTTTAGGTGACTTTTTCTTTTACCCGGCTCCGATGTTTGTGACACTGGTAACACATAGTTTACAAGTTTTAGCTATCTCAGCTTTAGTAGGAACGAAGATGAAAAAAGCTAGTAAAGCTCGTGTGTGGACTGCTATGTCTGTAGGAGCCCTTATTGATATTATTGGTTACGGCTTGGGTAGAGCTTTTGTATATGCTAATCCTCAATATGCAATTTTAAAATTACCTTTTGATCTTTTAGCTGTCATTTTGTCAATGATAGTTGTTTATTTTGTTTACGAGAAAACATCCATTTTTAAAGATTTTCAAGCTTATTGGAATCGTTGA
- a CDS encoding DUF1827 family protein: MRLINVTSSHPTLVKNQLRNTDASLVEVYSAGNTDVIFSQAPKHYEILISNKYRAIKDSELEAIREFFLKRKIDKTIILKEHLKTSHTENLINISIPTTI, from the coding sequence ATGAGACTTATCAACGTTACAAGTAGTCACCCTACGCTCGTTAAAAATCAACTCCGAAATACTGATGCAAGCCTAGTCGAAGTCTACTCCGCAGGTAATACTGACGTCATCTTTTCACAGGCACCAAAACATTATGAAATTCTTATTTCAAATAAATACCGTGCTATTAAAGATTCTGAATTAGAAGCGATTCGGGAATTCTTCCTAAAACGTAAAATAGATAAAACGATTATCTTAAAAGAACATTTAAAAACCTCACACACTGAAAATCTTATCAACATCTCTATCCCAACAACTATTTAA
- a CDS encoding NUDIX hydrolase, whose protein sequence is MSNPTFGHKKDNINYQNRYGVYAVIPNEEQDKIILVQAPNGAWFLPGGEIEGDEDHYQALERELIEELGFKAKVGDYFGQADEYFYSSHRDTHFYNPAYIYEVTSFDILGNPLEDFNNLAWFPILEAKEKLKRGSHRWGIEMWQKKYHK, encoded by the coding sequence ATGTCAAATCCTACATTCGGACACAAAAAAGACAATATCAACTATCAAAATCGCTATGGGGTCTACGCAGTTATTCCAAATGAAGAGCAAGATAAAATCATTTTAGTCCAAGCTCCAAATGGTGCTTGGTTCCTACCGGGTGGCGAAATTGAAGGCGACGAGGATCACTATCAAGCTCTGGAACGCGAACTCATTGAAGAACTAGGTTTTAAAGCCAAAGTTGGAGATTACTTTGGTCAAGCCGATGAATATTTCTACTCCAGTCATCGTGATACACATTTTTACAATCCTGCCTATATCTATGAGGTCACTTCTTTCGACATTTTAGGAAATCCTTTAGAAGATTTTAACAATTTAGCTTGGTTCCCTATCCTAGAAGCTAAAGAAAAATTAAAGCGTGGTAGCCATCGCTGGGGAATTGAAATGTGGCAAAAAAAATACCATAAATAA